TATTAATGCTTAACGTGGAAAGGGTAAGGGAAGACTTCCCAATACTAAAAACCGGCATTATCTACTTGGATAGTGTTGCGAGCAGTTTAACGCCTAAGGTAGTAATCGATAAAATGCTTGAGTACTACTTCGAGTACCGAGCAAACATAGAGCGCGGTGTTTACGAGCTTTCTCAAAGGGCTAGCTCCGAGTACGAGGAGGCGAGGCGCGACGTAGCCAAGTTTATAAATGCTAAGTCCGAGGCCGAGATCGTTATGGTTAAGAACGCCACTGAGGGCATAAACGTGGTCGCGCACAGCATAAACTGGAGGAAGGGCGATAACATCGTAACCACGATGTTAGAGCATCACTCCAACCTCCTCCCATGGCTCCGCTGTAAAGAACGCTACGGGGTTGAAGTTAGGTTGGTTAAACCAAACCAGCAGGGCATAATAGACTTAGCGGACGTTGAAAGGGTCGTTGACCATAACACGAGGCTCGTTGCCATAACCCACGTATCCAACGTTCTAGGCGTAATTACGCCCGTTGAAGAAGTAGCTAAAATAGCTAAGGAGCACGGAGCCCTCCTACTGGTTGATGGGGCTCAGTCAGTCCCCCACATGAAGGTGGACGTTAAGAAGCTTAACTGTGACTTCTTAGCCTTCTCCGGCCACAAAATGTGCGGTCCAACGGGGTCGGGTGTACTCTACATGCGTGAAGAGCTACTCAATAAGCTCGACCCCCTCTACGTAGGCGGCGGCACCGTGGAAACCGTGGATCCCGACGGCTTTAAGCTGGTTAAGGGACCGGCGAGGTTCGAGGCCGGTACACCCCCCATAGCGGAGGTAATAGGGTTAAAGGCTGCTGTAAACTACTTGACCTCGATAGGTTTAGAAAACGTGGAGGCCCATG
This Candidatus Nezhaarchaeales archaeon DNA region includes the following protein-coding sequences:
- a CDS encoding cysteine desulfurase → LMLNVERVREDFPILKTGIIYLDSVASSLTPKVVIDKMLEYYFEYRANIERGVYELSQRASSEYEEARRDVAKFINAKSEAEIVMVKNATEGINVVAHSINWRKGDNIVTTMLEHHSNLLPWLRCKERYGVEVRLVKPNQQGIIDLADVERVVDHNTRLVAITHVSNVLGVITPVEEVAKIAKEHGALLLVDGAQSVPHMKVDVKKLNCDFLAFSGHKMCGPTGSGVLYMREELLNKLDPLYVGGGTVETVDPDGFKLVKGPARFEAGTPPIAEVIGLKAAVNYLTSIGLENVEAHEKLLAKKLYEGLTQIPKLEVYGPEPRFKLSITSFNVGDMNPHDVALILDSTAKIAVRSGLHCAQPLIKHMLRKPQGTLRVSTYLYTTEEEVEKFLTVIEEVAKSLT